A DNA window from Hymenobacter aquaticus contains the following coding sequences:
- a CDS encoding alpha/beta hydrolase yields the protein MKVLFGVVGFVALLYVAVLVVLYFKQERLLFFPTKLPADYRFSFSQPAEERWITTTDGTRLHGLLFPADSSRGLIFYLHGNAGALDSWGDAASLYTELGYSVFMLDYRSYGKSGGTISSQEQFLSDVQTAYQQLLPEFPEARTIVLGYSLGTGAAAWLAARQHPRLLLLQAPYFSMRATARQHYPWVPGFVVRYPLGTDAVLPRVKCPIVIFHGEHDEVIDYRTTMQLKDLLKPQDQFITLVGAGHNGMTSNPDYRAHIRRILGQLPLIP from the coding sequence ATGAAGGTCTTATTCGGAGTCGTGGGATTTGTGGCGCTGCTGTACGTGGCGGTGCTGGTGGTGCTCTATTTCAAGCAGGAACGGCTGCTGTTTTTCCCCACGAAGCTGCCGGCCGACTACCGGTTTTCCTTCTCGCAGCCCGCCGAGGAGCGGTGGATAACCACTACCGACGGCACCCGCCTGCACGGCCTGCTGTTCCCAGCCGACTCGTCCCGGGGCCTGATTTTCTACCTGCACGGCAACGCCGGCGCCCTCGACAGCTGGGGCGACGCGGCCTCGCTCTATACCGAGCTGGGCTACAGCGTGTTCATGCTCGACTACCGCAGCTACGGCAAAAGCGGCGGCACCATCAGCAGCCAGGAGCAGTTTCTCAGCGACGTGCAAACGGCCTACCAGCAGCTGCTGCCCGAGTTTCCGGAGGCGCGCACCATCGTGCTGGGCTATTCCCTGGGCACGGGCGCGGCGGCCTGGCTGGCGGCCCGGCAGCACCCGCGCCTGCTGCTGTTGCAGGCCCCCTATTTCAGCATGCGGGCCACGGCGCGGCAGCACTACCCCTGGGTGCCGGGCTTCGTGGTGCGCTACCCGCTGGGCACCGACGCCGTGCTGCCCCGGGTAAAGTGCCCCATCGTCATCTTCCACGGCGAGCATGATGAGGTGATTGACTACCGCACCACGATGCAGCTCAAAGACCTGCTCAAGCCCCAGGATCAGTTTATTACGTTGGTCGGGGCGGGGCACAACGGCATGACCAGCAACCCCGACTACCGGGCCCACATCCGCCGTATCCTGGGCCAGCTGCCGCTGATTCCGTAA
- the moaA gene encoding GTP 3',8-cyclase MoaA translates to MSVASPVLFDNHGRPLEYLRLAVTDRCNLRCFYCMPEEGIQYLPKQELLTYEEMERTVGILAGLGVRKVRLTGGEPFVRRDLVPFIGRLSQIPGIDDISLTTNGVLTAPHIPELARLGIRTVNLSLDTLDRARFARITRRDELPRVLDTFYALLSAGIKVKINAVVMDGQNIEDLVPLAELTRDLPVDVRFIEEMPFNGGSHGAIQIPWNHLRIREHLEQHLGLLTPIATRPGDTASHYTAAGHQGRVGIIAAYSRTFCGTCNRLRLTAEGGLKTCLYDQGVLDVRALLRTGAPDTDVAAALANAFRHRAANGFEAERQRPVHQLSFESMSTIGG, encoded by the coding sequence ATGTCCGTTGCTTCTCCTGTTTTGTTTGATAACCACGGTCGGCCGCTGGAATACCTGCGCCTGGCCGTCACGGACCGCTGCAATTTGCGCTGCTTTTACTGCATGCCCGAGGAAGGCATCCAGTATTTGCCCAAGCAGGAGCTGCTGACCTACGAGGAAATGGAGCGGACCGTTGGCATTCTGGCCGGCCTGGGCGTGCGCAAGGTGCGCCTCACCGGCGGGGAGCCGTTCGTGCGCCGCGACCTGGTGCCCTTTATCGGCCGTTTGAGCCAGATTCCGGGCATCGACGACATCAGCCTGACGACCAACGGCGTGCTCACCGCGCCCCACATTCCGGAGCTGGCCCGCCTGGGTATCCGCACCGTGAATCTGAGCCTGGACACGCTGGACCGGGCCCGGTTTGCCCGCATCACCCGCCGCGACGAGCTGCCGCGCGTGCTCGACACGTTCTACGCCCTGCTCTCGGCCGGTATCAAGGTCAAAATCAACGCCGTGGTGATGGACGGGCAGAACATCGAGGACCTCGTGCCCCTGGCCGAGCTGACCCGCGACCTGCCCGTGGACGTGCGCTTTATCGAGGAAATGCCCTTCAACGGCGGCAGCCACGGCGCCATCCAGATTCCGTGGAACCACCTGCGCATCCGGGAGCACCTGGAGCAGCACCTGGGCTTGCTCACGCCCATTGCCACCCGGCCCGGCGACACGGCTTCGCACTACACCGCCGCCGGCCATCAGGGCCGGGTGGGCATTATCGCGGCCTACTCGCGCACCTTCTGCGGCACCTGCAACCGCCTGCGCCTCACGGCCGAAGGCGGCCTAAAAACCTGCCTCTACGACCAGGGCGTGCTCGACGTGCGGGCCCTGTTGCGCACCGGCGCCCCCGATACCGACGTCGCCGCCGCCCTGGCCAACGCCTTCCGTCACCGGGCCGCCAACGGCTTCGAAGCCGAGCGCCAACGCCCCGTGCACCAGCTCAGCTTCGAGTCGATGAGCACGATTGGCGGCTAG
- the moaD gene encoding molybdopterin converting factor subunit 1 → MKLKIALFGIAKEIVGSSSLDLDTPDQQSVADLMRQLQTQYPALRELTSLAIAVNSDYATDDYQLQERDEIALIPPVSGG, encoded by the coding sequence ATGAAACTGAAAATTGCGCTTTTTGGCATTGCCAAAGAAATTGTAGGCAGCTCCTCGCTCGACCTCGACACGCCCGACCAGCAGTCGGTGGCCGACTTGATGCGGCAGCTGCAAACCCAGTACCCGGCCCTGCGGGAGCTGACCAGCCTGGCCATAGCCGTCAACAGCGACTACGCCACCGACGACTACCAGTTGCAGGAGCGCGACGAAATAGCCCTGATTCCGCCGGTCAGCGGGGGATGA
- a CDS encoding molybdenum cofactor biosynthesis protein MoaE yields MHINLTDQPIDVAAVLASVQDDGAGAVNTFIGTVRNQSTGRRVVRLDYEAYDAMALKQMQRVAEQAQEKWPMLRQVAVTHRKGRLDIGDVAVVVAVSTPHRADSFAACQYIIDTIKQVVPIWKKEEYEDGSVWVAAHP; encoded by the coding sequence ATGCACATCAATCTTACCGACCAGCCCATTGACGTGGCCGCCGTGCTGGCGTCCGTGCAGGACGACGGGGCCGGGGCCGTCAACACGTTCATTGGCACGGTGCGCAACCAGAGCACCGGCCGCCGCGTGGTGCGCCTCGACTACGAAGCCTACGATGCTATGGCCCTCAAGCAGATGCAGCGCGTGGCCGAGCAGGCCCAGGAAAAGTGGCCCATGCTGCGCCAGGTAGCCGTAACGCACCGCAAAGGCCGCCTCGACATCGGCGACGTGGCCGTGGTGGTAGCCGTATCCACGCCCCACCGCGCCGACTCCTTCGCTGCCTGCCAGTACATCATCGACACCATCAAGCAGGTGGTGCCCATCTGGAAAAAGGAGGAGTACGAAGACGGCTCCGTCTGGGTAGCCGCCCACCCGTAG